GGACTGCTTGGTCCGGCAGCTCGTTTGTCCTTAAGAATGACGTGGATCCTTTCCAGCACTTCCGGTGAGGGTAGATGGCGCTCTCCCAGCACCAAGGCGGCAAAGTTGTCGGCCAAAATCTCCTCCGGGTGAATGATGTATTTCGTGTTCCTGCCCACCTGCTCAAAGAACCCGGACACGTGTTGGATGTCCACGAGCAGGGGCTTCGCACCGTCGAGCATCGGCTTGACCTTTGGCCCCTCCGCTGGCCGCTCCACCACGAGCAGTTGGAACTGAAGATAATCAAAGAATTCCCCGCCACGGTCCACCGGATAGTTCTCAACGCTGGAGAACAGGACCGGAACGGCCCACTGCTCCTTGCCGTCAACCCTCACACGGATGCAATGGTCGTTTTTGGGTGCGTCGGGATTGGTGATCTTTCGCGACGCTATTTGCGATGGAAATTCCAGCTCGTTGCACTTCGCGAAGCCGACAGCGGCGTAGAGTCGCTCGCGTAGTCCACTATTCGCTCTGGACATGATGTGAAAGAGTTCGTGGCAAATCACCTTCTGAAGTCTGGCGGGCGATGACTTCAGCTCCGCTTGCGGCAGAACAATGGCATTGGCTCGGGTGTAAGGAGCCTGCCCCTCTTCCATTCCGGTTGTCTTGATGAGCAACATCTCCTGAGGAAACGGCAGGGCCAGCGCATCCATTGGTTGTTGAATCCCCTGAAAGGCGGAGCGAATGGTCTGCTTCTCTTCGTTACTCCACTCGAGCACGTTCTGGCCGACGAACTCCAGGAATTTGCGTTCTGAAACCGGCGCGTTGGTCTTCAACCGCGCTGCACGGTCGAAGGGACTCATCCGCTCTATAAAACTATCGCGGTTCGTGAGGACTCGCTTGCCCTCCGCAGCGGAAGCAAAGGAGATCGTGACACCCTGGCCGAGGGAGATTTGCGCACGGAGAGCTGTGGGAGCCAACCACAAAACCACCACCCATGCGAGAGACCTTAGATTCATAGCGATGATCGTGGTTGATCTTGGTGGCATGACAGCCGGCTCGTTGATTCGCGTCGGAGGTTTTCTGGCTTCTTCCCTCATCGTTCGTTCCTCGTGCTCGTTCCGTGCGCCGAACCCTAGGCCTCCGGTTCGTCTCTTGCAAGGCGCGAGCGTGGCGGTGTGCGTTGTGCCCATTGAAGCGAAGCGGGAGGGGAGCCGAGTGTTTAAAGCCGCGATGGACGCAATGGACGCGATGGGGAACTCTGAGGGGTAAGGCAAATTCCGTGTGGTCTGTGTGCTCCGTGGGCAAAACTGTTTCTGGTCTTCTTGGGAGCAGGATACAGTTTAAGCGGTGTAAGTATTCATTGCCCACGAATCACGGGAGGTGGTTCAGCCAACCGTTCACGGGTTCTGTCGTCCTTTTGGCGATCTGCGTAGCTGAAAAACCTCGAAAACCCCGTATCCCAAGAAACAAACGCCTAGCACGGTTAGGAAGCTGGGTTTGTCCGACTCGGTGAGTCCCCAGGGAATGAAAATTCCTCCGATTACCAGATTGAAGATGGCCGTTCCCCATCGAATCTGCCGGGCAGATTCACGAACCTTGCCGCTCGTCTCAACGATCCTCTCGGACTTTGGTGCCAGGCGGATATTGCACTCAATCAACCCGATCAGAGCTCGCACGTCCTCCTCGCAATGACCGCGACAAGCTAAGCCTTTGGTGAGATCAACTGCGCACTCCAGGCACACGCCCTTGCCACAAGACTTGCAGCTGCCGAGCGAATCCCTGTCGTGGTGGTAAAAGCATTTCATAGGTGCTGATTTGGAATTAGCAGTGGTCGGACAATCGTTTGATTATGCGGCGGTCGATTCGTTCATCAACGCCGAAACCCCTCCCTCTGCTTCATTCATGAGCCTTCGCTGTAGACCTTTCCTTCTAGTGGAAGTCGAGGAGTGTTTCTGGTCTTCTCTACGGACTGTAGGAGTCGACGTGAGGAGACTTCGGCTACCTCAATCCCGGACGCAACGAACAGATTTTGCGTGAGAAACAGAGCTATCGAAACGGAACGCCTTTGTTTTAAGGGGTTTTTCCCCACGGCCACCATAACTGAAGTTCCATCCCCAAGCCTTACCCTCCTCACTTGAGGGTGTGGCTGTCCACCAGAAACCCATCACACCCAGCACATCATAACCATTGTTTCTGCGAATACCTCCCGCAAGCCCGTCAAAGCCGCTGCTGTTAGAGCCGTTGCCGTTTTCTATCCCGCTTCTGACGCCTTTCAGGGCATCGCCGGCTTTGTCGGTTCCACCGAATTGAGTCACGAGCATCGACCATTCGCCGTCCGTTGCTACATGCCAACCCTTGGGGCAAGCTTTAGTCGCTGCTTCCCAGGTGTAAAGCAAGCCAAGCTCTTTTCGATGGCTCTCTTTGTCATCATAAGCGTAGCTCCCCTGAACTTTGTAGTTCAGGTTTTGGGCCATCCAGGTAACCGCGGTTCTAGTCAAAGCATTTGTATAAGTGACCGTTTTATACGTTTGCCCATCGCGTGAGTCGGTAAAAGTGCCGGTGGATTGGGCAATTCCAGCCTGTGTAAAAAACAACGTGGCAAGTACGGTAAAGATGTCGTGCTTTTTCATAGTTGGCTCGGTTGGTACGCCCGATGAGGCGACGGTCGTTTCGTTTCTCAGCGACGGAACTCTGCCTTCTCTTCTCGCCACGAGTGGTTCCTCATTACTCTTTCCCTACGCTGAACCTTAGGCCTCCGGTTTGTTGATTGCAAGGCGGTAGCCTGGCAGCGCGCATCAGGCTCGTCGAATGGGGAGGGGGGGGACTCTTGTCTTCTGTTTGTTCCTCTGAATCCCCTATCCCATTCCGGGTGGTAGTTGAATTTCCTACCAAGTTCAAACAAGGATTCTGTCGACTCTCTGCTGCATCGCTAAGGGTTATTAGGCGGCGCAGATAGGACTTTCTCATAGCAAACACTCGTGGGATTTCCAACGTAGGGACCAAAAGCACGAGTGCGCTGGTATCCCAATGACTCGTACAGGCGCTGCGCCTCGGGTTGGCGAACTCCGGTCTCCAAAAGAATGGTGCGATACTCGAACTCGTTTGCGTGCCGTTCCAAATCGACAAGGATACGTCGTGCAATACCCTGGCGGCGCCCCGCTGGAGCCACATACATTCGCTTGACCTCAGCGGTGTGGTCATCGAATCGGCGGAGCGCGCCACAACCGAGGGGTTGACCATGCAAACGCGCTACGAGAAACACCGTGCGAGGCATCGTGGCCTCCGAAAGCGAGAATGGGCTGGGTGGCGTGCCGTATCTCTCGCTCATCTCAGAGCATAAGGCACGAATCAATTCGCGGGCTACTTCGCCGATCGGGTCGGCTGCCTCGATCGTCAGTGAGAGAGATTCAGCGGATGGTGTCATGCGATGGTCGAACGCCGCTGCTCAAGGACGCTCCGCATAAACGCTCAACCTGAAAACTGGACGCCTTCGGCACGTTCACTGGATGCGAAGGCTGGTTGGTTTATCAGCCGCGGAACTCTTCCCTTTCTTGTATTCATAGGGCGCTTCTGTTGCTCTTTCCTTCCGCTGAACCTTAGGCCTCCGGTTCGTTGATTGCAAGGCGGCCTGTCGAAGGGGAATGGGGGCTGAGGTTTTGAACCGCGATGGACGCAATGGACGCGATGTGGGACCCGGAGGAAGGCGACAAAGCAGACCCGATTTTGCACCACAGAGACGGGAAGCGCGCAGGGAAACCAGGTCTGGGTGTGAGGTTGTCGGAAGCGGGGATCGAGAGTCCTTGAGACTTTCATCAAAGAATTGGTCCATTTCGGGAATCTCCGCGCTCTTCCCGTCTGTGTGGTGTAAAGCCAGAGGGCCTGAGTGCCCGGATTCCTCTCAGACATAGCGTCCTTTGCGTACATTGCGGTTCAAATGATTCCCCGTCGGCGGTTCGCTGCAGCGCCAGGGGTCAGGGGTGGAGGTTGCTTGAAGGAGATGTCGGATGAGAACTTCAATGCAGCTTTTCCCCGCGCTTCAACATCGCCACAAAGTCTGCGATCCGCTTGCGACGAGTTTCGGGCTTTTTGGCGGTGGTGATGCGGTAGAAAAAGCCGTAGCGTTGGGTTTTATTGAGAGTTGTGAAGAAGGCTTTTGCATCGGGTTCTTGCGTGAGAGCGGTGAGGAAGTCCTCTGGCATCTCTGCGGTGCTAAAACTGTGGTAGGCGGATACCCAACGACCATCCGCTTTGGCAGCAGCGACTGCGGCAAGCCCGGCAGGTTTCATGCGGCCTTCTTTTTCAAGTCGTGCCACATGGCCGACGTTGATCTTTGACCAGACACTGCGTTTGCCTCGCTTGGTGAACTTTTGTAGAAAAGCCGTTTCATCGAAGGTTTTCTTCTGACCGTCGATCCAGCCCAGACAAAGCGCCTCGTCCAGTGCTTCCGCATAGGTCACTGT
The nucleotide sequence above comes from Verrucomicrobiales bacterium. Encoded proteins:
- a CDS encoding YdeI/OmpD-associated family protein, whose amino-acid sequence is MPEQPIIAFATAAQFRQWLTRHHADHPGIWLKIAKKASGIPTVTYAEALDEALCLGWIDGQKKTFDETAFLQKFTKRGKRSVWSKINVGHVARLEKEGRMKPAGLAAVAAAKADGRWVSAYHSFSTAEMPEDFLTALTQEPDAKAFFTTLNKTQRYGFFYRITTAKKPETRRKRIADFVAMLKRGEKLH
- a CDS encoding GNAT family N-acetyltransferase; translated protein: MTPSAESLSLTIEAADPIGEVARELIRALCSEMSERYGTPPSPFSLSEATMPRTVFLVARLHGQPLGCGALRRFDDHTAEVKRMYVAPAGRRQGIARRILVDLERHANEFEYRTILLETGVRQPEAQRLYESLGYQRTRAFGPYVGNPTSVCYEKVLSAPPNNP